The Bacteroidales bacterium region TGAAGTTTCTTGATATCCCCTTTGGGCGTAAAAACAAAAATATCTTTGGTATAAAGTTCCAGCTTTGCCTTTTGCGAATCTTCCGCTTCCGGAAGATTCGGTTTCTCAAGGGTTTGCCGTATTTTCGACACCCATGTGTCCTGATCTTTCTCCAGGGCGGACTCTTTGTATTTCCAATGGGCAGCACCGCCCTGTTCAGCAATTTCATCCATCCGCTTTGTCCTGATCTGAACTTCAACCCATTTTCCCTCAGGTCCCATCACCGTAGTGTGCAACGATTCATATCCGCTGACTTTCGGTGTGGTGAGCCAGTCGCGCAGGCGCTTTGGATTGGGCTGGTACAAATTGGTCACGATGGAATAGATCCTCCAGCAGTCGGCTTTTTCACCTTCTCGGATCTGGTTGATGATGATACGGACTGCAAATAGATCGTAGACCTCGTCAAAATCAACTCCCTGCTTTTTCATCTTGTTCCAGATGGAGGAAACCGACTTTGAACGCCCCTTGATCTCAAACTGAAACCCCTGGCGGGTCAGTTCTTTTTCGATGGGCTCAATGAAATTCCTGATGTATGCCTGCCTTGATTCCTGAGTCTCTTCCAGTCGTTTCAACAGGTCGAAATAGATTTCCGGGTAGGCGTACTGCATGGAAAGTTCTTCCAGCTCGGTCTTTAGATGATAAAGTCCCAGCCGGTGAGCGATGGGGGCGTACAGCAGGGATGTTTCAGAGGCAAGCTGGGGGCGCAGTGTCTGTGGAAGAAGATCGATCTTCCGCATAAACTCAAGCCGGTCGGCCAGTTTGATCAAAATGACGTGAACGTCAGGAGAGAGTGTAAGCAGCAGTTTGATGAAGTTTTCCGAGTTGAGGGAGGAGCGTTGCGTGGAGATGCCGGCGATTTTGGTCAGCCCCTGCAGAATGAAAGCCACCCTTGGACCGAACCTTTCGCTGACGGTTTCCTGAGTGACATTTGCTTTGTAAAGCACATTATGAAGAAGGGCGCCCACGATAGAGTCGGTTCCAAGACCGATCTCTCCGGCTACGATCTTGGCCACATTCACCCCATGGACAAAATAGTACTCGCCGGATTCCATCCTTTTATCCCGGTAGGTTTCCAGAACCAGCTCAAAGGCCCTGCGAATCATTATCCTGTCATCAGGTACTATATCCGGATGGCAAGCCCTCAGGAGATCGCGATACTGAGATCGAAACTCGGAACTGTATTTGGCCGTGATGTCCATTCGAGAGGAGAGAGGAGATTGGAGACAGGAGAAATGAGAGATGAAGGAATATTTTTATTTCTCCTCTCTCCTCTCTCCTTTCTCCTCTCTCCTCTCAATAACCGCTATTTCCTCCCCTTATCCTCGTCCAGTCTTTCTTTTGGCTTGGCGGGCGGTTCAGAGATGGATTCCCTCATATGGGTGTCGGCCTGGATGTTTTGCAGGCGGTAATAATCCATGATCCCCAGGTTGCCTTTCCGGAAGGAGTCGGCGATAGCCAGAGGAATTTCAGCTTCGGCCTGAATCACGTTGGCGCGTGCTTCCTGCGATTTGGCTTTCATTTCCTGTTCTTTGGCCACAGCCATGGCCCGGCGCTCTTCGGCCTTGGCCTGTGCAATGTTCTTATCCGCATTAGCCTGGTCCATCTGAAGCACGGCACCAATATTCTTCCCAACGTCAATATCGGCAATATCGATGGATAAGATCTCGAAGGCGGTACCCGCATCAAGTCCTTTTCCCAGAACCACTTTAGAGATCGAATCGGGATTTTCAAGAACGGATTTATGTGAGTCGGCAGAACCGATGGAGGATACCACACCTTCACCCACACGGGCAAGCACTGTTTCCTCTCCTGCTCCTCCGACCAATTGCTTGATATTCGTCCTGACAGTTACCCTTGCTTTGGCAATAAGCTGGATACCATCCTTAGCCACAGCAGCAACAGGGGGAGTATCGATCACCTTGGGATTGACCGACATCTGGACGGCCTGCAATACATCCCGACCGGCCAGATCGATGGCTGTTGCCGTTTTAAAATCCAGATTTATATTGGCTTTGTCTGCTGAAATCAGTGCTTTGACCACTGCCTGAACGTTACCTCCGGCAAGGTAATGGGCTTCCATTTCATTCCTGTTCAGCTTCAGGCCTGCTTTTGTTGAAGCGATCAGGTTACGGACGATGACCTGAGGGGGAACCTTTCTCCATCGCATCAGGATGAGCTGGATCAGGGATATCCTGACATCCGACAATAGAGCTGTAAACCATAAGCCGACAGGAACAAAGTAAAAAATGATCCAGAGGCCTACAAGGGCAGCAATTCCAATGGCGACGATGATAAACATATTCGATCCTGCTGCCTGCAGCATGATTAGCAAATTATTTCCCATGATTAAGTGTTTTTAGGTTTTACGGTAATTTGATTGAAGTCAACTTTTGTAACAACGATCTCTGATCCGGGATCAATGAACTCCCCGATGGTATGCACTTCGTAGTATTCGCCGTTGATCAGGGCTTTTCCGGACGGAGCCAGACGGGACACCGTTTTGCCCGTATCTCCTGACCGTACAGCTGCTTCCCCGATCACATTGACCTTACCATCTATGGATGACTTCAGGGCAAACCTGTTCCAGGTTTTGGCTTTCAGGGCGACGATAAGCAAAACAACAGACCCCAGTATGCCCGTTGTAAGCGTTATGAAACCGGCAGTCGTGCCATAGGATGCGAAAGCTCCCCAGACGGCCAGGGCAATGGAAACAAAACCAAGTACGGCTGCTACGGTGATGCCGGGTATCACCAACATTTCCAGCAGCAGTAGTACAAATCCAACCAACAGAAGGATAACGATCAGTGTCCAGGTCATATAATATTAAAATGAAGGATGTAAAATAAATTTTTAATTATTCATTCTTCATACTACATTATTACTCTTAAAGTTTTATCGTTCCGCCTCCGGTGCTTTTTGTACCACTGCCTTTCGTTCCGCTACCTTTGGCCTGGCCTGTATAATACTTCAGGGCAG contains the following coding sequences:
- a CDS encoding RelA/SpoT family protein → MIRRAFELVLETYRDKRMESGEYYFVHGVNVAKIVAGEIGLGTDSIVGALLHNVLYKANVTQETVSERFGPRVAFILQGLTKIAGISTQRSSLNSENFIKLLLTLSPDVHVILIKLADRLEFMRKIDLLPQTLRPQLASETSLLYAPIAHRLGLYHLKTELEELSMQYAYPEIYFDLLKRLEETQESRQAYIRNFIEPIEKELTRQGFQFEIKGRSKSVSSIWNKMKKQGVDFDEVYDLFAVRIIINQIREGEKADCWRIYSIVTNLYQPNPKRLRDWLTTPKVSGYESLHTTVMGPEGKWVEVQIRTKRMDEIAEQGGAAHWKYKESALEKDQDTWVSKIRQTLEKPNLPEAEDSQKAKLELYTKDIFVFTPKGDIKKLQMGASVLDFAYEVHSSIGNSCTGGKVNHKIVPLRHILQNGDVVEIITSKTQKPKPHWINIVVSAKAKSRIKRAIKELQFKEADQGKEILKRKFSQLRLTFDNEKIDRLVDFFKLSDPLELYHNLAIGKIDPMEIKNCFATVEPETEKGKPADAGLMERIESEIQQTVQPGDLLLIDGQSDIGIYKFAKCCNPVFGDEIFGFVTVGKGIKIHRESCPNAAQMKMRYGYRIIHAKWVKADDKGPFWVDLLLSGDDRIGIVNQVTHLLSDTMRINIRSFSFESKHNKFEGNIQILVKDIGQLNFVISQIKKVSGVKKIKRLK
- the floA gene encoding flotillin-like protein FloA (flotillin-like protein involved in membrane lipid rafts), which produces MFIIVAIGIAALVGLWIIFYFVPVGLWFTALLSDVRISLIQLILMRWRKVPPQVIVRNLIASTKAGLKLNRNEMEAHYLAGGNVQAVVKALISADKANINLDFKTATAIDLAGRDVLQAVQMSVNPKVIDTPPVAAVAKDGIQLIAKARVTVRTNIKQLVGGAGEETVLARVGEGVVSSIGSADSHKSVLENPDSISKVVLGKGLDAGTAFEILSIDIADIDVGKNIGAVLQMDQANADKNIAQAKAEERRAMAVAKEQEMKAKSQEARANVIQAEAEIPLAIADSFRKGNLGIMDYYRLQNIQADTHMRESISEPPAKPKERLDEDKGRK
- a CDS encoding NfeD family protein yields the protein MTWTLIVILLLVGFVLLLLEMLVIPGITVAAVLGFVSIALAVWGAFASYGTTAGFITLTTGILGSVVLLIVALKAKTWNRFALKSSIDGKVNVIGEAAVRSGDTGKTVSRLAPSGKALINGEYYEVHTIGEFIDPGSEIVVTKVDFNQITVKPKNT